Proteins encoded by one window of Rutidosis leptorrhynchoides isolate AG116_Rl617_1_P2 chromosome 7, CSIRO_AGI_Rlap_v1, whole genome shotgun sequence:
- the LOC139858658 gene encoding F-box/kelch-repeat protein At3g23880-like, with protein MSDHIPFEIQIEIMKRFPVKSLMRFRSVSKHWKSLIDSSRFVSDYSIGETQRCLFIMSDDPSEGGMRYVSIVDDDNFPKQMCDMSAILPNSAKQSTTLRLVGSSQGLLCLYTGSSAIIWNPWIRKSVTVIFPNFDNGNFERVVGFGVCPKTSDPKLVRLSFPQKSLENETWKLEVFSLSSGLWRTRLLSKISDLLCRSFKLSSRSECVDGLIYWCASNKDDDTNPSRVIISFDLTREEFGVIYLPDSLARYRILDLSKHRESLVLFPYDYNIVKYGYDVWMMEGGVKSSFKKLFTINTNYDLVTPMAISYNGKVVLEMIDTYTQDVSSVAIYEPSSKRFKWTTITGTFGEISVNSYMETMLLHDYRVGMGNWILL; from the coding sequence ATGTCCGACCACATACCGTTTGAAATCCAAATTGAAATCATGAAAAGGTTCCCGGTGAAATCACTGATGCGATTCAGAAGTGTCTCCAAACATTGGAAATCATTGATCGATAGCTCTCGTTTTGTTTCCGATTACAGCATCGGTGAAACTCAGCGGTGCTTGTTTATAATGTCTGATGATCCCAGTGAGGGTGGGATGAGGTATGTTTCAATTGTTGATGATGATAACTTCCCTAAACAGATGTGTGATATGTCTGCCATTCTTCCAAATTCTGCTAAACAATCGACCACACTAAGACTTGTTGGTAGCTCTCAAGGTTTGTTGTGTTTGTATACTGGTTCTAGTGCTATTATTTGGAATCCTTGGATTCGAAAATCTGTTACTGTTATTTTCCCTAATTTTGATAATGGCAATTTTGAACGTGTTGTTGGTTTTGGGGTTTGTCCCAAAACTAGCGATCCTAAGCTTGTCCGCCTTTCGTTTCCTCAAAAATCGTTGGAAAATGAAACTTGGAAACTTGAGGTTTTTTCGTTAAGTTCCGGGTTATGGAGAACACGTTTACTTAGCAAAATAAGCGATCTGCTTTGTCGATCGTTTAAACTTTCATCGCGGAGTGAATGCGTTGACGGGTTAATTTATTGGTGTGCATCTAATAAGGATGATGATACAAATCCGTCACGGGTAATAATTTCCTTTGATTTGACTCGTGAAGAATTTGGAGTGATATATCTTCCAGATAGTTTGGCACGCTACCGCATTTTGGATTTGTCTAAACATAGGGAGTCTCTTGTTTTGTTTCCCTACGATTACAACATAGTGAAATATGGTTATGATGTATGGATGATGGAAGGCGGTGTTAAAAGTTCGTTTAAAAAGCTATTCACCATAAACACAAACTATGATCTTGTGACGCCGATGGCAATTAGTTACAACGGTAAAGTGGTCTTGGAAATGATAGATACTTATACGCAAGATGTATCATCAGTTGCTATTTATGAACCCTCCTCAAAACGCTTCAAGTGGACTACGATTACTGGAACGTTTGGAGAAATCTCTGTGAACTCTTACATGGAAACAATGCTTCTGCATGATTACCGAGTTGGAATGGGTAATTGGATTTTACTTTGA